A window of Pirellula sp. SH-Sr6A contains these coding sequences:
- a CDS encoding DUF1559 domain-containing protein, whose protein sequence is MRTNRRAFSLLELIISISLVGLLLSLFVPAVQAVRESARAIHCMNNMRQIATAMSNFESTKRRYPSGGWGYGWVGFPDMDSDQPGSWGYAILPYLEQNSLFEIGRYHSAASVRDTGLRARISSNVPIFNCPSRRSGVFAVNNACIPCLRPVGVVTALKMVARSDYAVNIGSGTVDRETINFWPLDFYGPSDDREGVLFSIQNRWPAPPPDWSGISYLRRSIKSAEIIDGLSNTILTGEKYLNSLHYKDGLDWGDSESLFSGFNNDNHRSTNSRWPLLNDTPGLSSIGSFGSPHTSCTFALCDCSVRSISFEIDTTVYHSLGSRSDNK, encoded by the coding sequence ATGAGAACCAATCGGCGAGCTTTTTCATTGCTCGAACTCATCATCAGCATATCGCTTGTTGGATTACTACTAAGCCTATTCGTGCCCGCTGTTCAGGCCGTAAGAGAGTCTGCTAGGGCGATCCATTGCATGAACAATATGCGTCAGATTGCAACAGCAATGAGCAACTTCGAATCTACAAAGCGAAGGTATCCAAGCGGTGGATGGGGATATGGTTGGGTAGGCTTCCCTGATATGGATTCTGATCAACCTGGTTCCTGGGGATATGCGATCCTCCCCTACTTGGAGCAAAATTCCCTATTTGAAATTGGAAGATATCACTCTGCAGCGTCCGTTCGAGATACCGGCCTACGGGCAAGAATTTCCTCGAACGTGCCGATTTTCAATTGCCCTTCGCGGCGATCTGGGGTGTTTGCTGTCAACAATGCATGTATACCTTGTTTAAGGCCCGTAGGTGTCGTGACGGCGCTTAAGATGGTTGCTCGTTCCGACTATGCTGTAAACATTGGTAGTGGTACAGTTGATCGTGAGACAATCAACTTCTGGCCTCTGGACTTCTACGGTCCATCCGACGACCGCGAAGGTGTTCTGTTTTCGATTCAGAACCGCTGGCCTGCACCGCCACCAGATTGGTCAGGGATCAGTTATCTTCGACGCTCGATTAAGTCTGCTGAAATCATTGATGGTCTAAGCAATACAATTCTGACCGGAGAGAAGTACCTCAACTCTTTGCATTATAAAGATGGACTTGACTGGGGGGATAGCGAGTCGCTCTTCTCAGGCTTCAATAACGACAACCATCGCAGCACCAATTCGCGATGGCCGTTGTTAAATGACACTCCTGGGCTAAGCTCGATAGGGAGTTTCGGATCTCCCCATACTTCATGCACTTTTGCACTTTGCGACTGTTCCGTCCGTAGTATTTCCTTCGAAATCGACACTACCGTTTACCACAGTTTAGGTAGCCGGTCCGACAACAAATGA
- a CDS encoding sulfotransferase yields the protein MQYNIKTHIFHLLSRGWIHAGCLINYIFWRYEHQAMSPANVILVCGSGRSGTTWLGSVVAEIMEAQIIFEPMLLNTDVEFALRKPFFDRGRIDFNLQLYATRDDLASIEKLRGLEELFFGACNTYWTRQACNRNKASWRVIKEIRACLALEGICNLWPELKVIYLVRNPIDVIQSQILASSKGWEFDCDIRQLKYHNPMLWTRLKDFEPFLQSSSSLSDRLALRWCIENWIAHTDAVHFPNVRCVSYSDCLSMSVVWREILTWLNIESSSTKAVNLTKRARTDLPFARRTQLTHFQLHYITEVTEAFGLSKYLG from the coding sequence ATGCAATACAACATCAAGACCCATATCTTTCATCTCCTTTCTCGTGGCTGGATTCATGCTGGATGCTTAATAAACTACATTTTCTGGAGGTACGAACATCAGGCGATGTCTCCAGCGAACGTGATTTTGGTTTGCGGGTCTGGGCGAAGCGGTACAACTTGGCTTGGATCGGTTGTCGCCGAGATAATGGAGGCCCAAATTATATTCGAGCCGATGCTTTTAAATACAGATGTCGAGTTTGCGTTACGGAAGCCATTCTTCGATCGAGGCAGAATTGACTTTAATTTGCAGTTATATGCCACTCGAGATGATTTAGCGTCTATCGAAAAGCTGAGGGGTTTAGAAGAACTGTTTTTCGGAGCATGTAATACGTACTGGACTCGCCAAGCCTGTAACAGGAATAAAGCATCTTGGCGAGTGATAAAGGAGATTAGAGCATGTTTGGCGTTAGAGGGTATATGCAACCTATGGCCAGAATTAAAGGTTATTTATCTCGTCCGTAATCCCATCGATGTTATTCAATCGCAAATATTAGCATCATCAAAAGGATGGGAGTTTGATTGCGATATTCGGCAACTCAAGTATCATAACCCAATGCTTTGGACTCGGCTGAAGGATTTTGAACCGTTTCTGCAGAGTAGCTCCAGTCTCAGTGACCGACTTGCATTGCGATGGTGTATCGAGAACTGGATAGCCCATACCGATGCGGTGCACTTTCCCAATGTACGATGTGTTTCCTATTCTGACTGCTTGTCAATGTCGGTGGTTTGGCGAGAAATCCTAACTTGGCTAAATATCGAATCGAGTTCGACGAAAGCGGTCAATCTTACAAAGCGAGCCAGAACTGACCTGCCGTTTGCTCGACGGACTCAACTGACCCATTTCCAACTGCATTACATCACTGAGGTTACCGAAGCATTTGGGCTTTCGAAGTACCTGGGCTAG
- a CDS encoding IS110 family transposase, with translation MQTILALDLGKFKTASCLLTEDHSSVPVFKTIMTHPKTFEQFLVDVKPSLLVFESCGLSGWVVDLARKLGIEVLVAHPGGEAWQWGKVKRKTDKDDALKLAKMARNNEINSVHIPSPEHRQFQQLVRYRKKLQAQATATQNAIRSNLMAQGEECAAGKTAWSKSYIENDLGKLRKPFEKCTASEYWRGTLDVQLTHLVATLKLMRRIEKQLAIISKPDPRIEIVQSIPGVGVVGSQVIVAHIDDAKRFESARKVSSYAGLAPKKWQSGKMDRQNRISRRGPRLLRSVLTEVAWCAIRFNPHFKALYDRVRGGSKSRKKQAIIAVARKILVTAWAMLRDGAIWSPPQTKTMGQAAPQSTATNTA, from the coding sequence ATGCAAACAATTCTCGCTCTCGATCTCGGAAAATTCAAGACAGCATCCTGCCTGCTGACCGAGGATCACAGTTCGGTACCGGTTTTCAAAACCATCATGACTCATCCAAAAACGTTTGAACAATTTCTTGTTGACGTGAAACCGTCGCTACTCGTATTCGAATCTTGCGGGCTCTCCGGTTGGGTTGTGGATCTGGCTCGTAAACTTGGCATTGAAGTACTGGTCGCTCACCCCGGTGGCGAAGCTTGGCAATGGGGAAAGGTCAAACGCAAGACCGACAAAGACGATGCACTCAAGCTCGCTAAAATGGCCAGAAATAACGAAATCAACTCCGTCCATATACCTTCACCTGAGCATCGCCAATTTCAGCAATTAGTCCGTTATCGTAAGAAGCTTCAAGCGCAGGCTACAGCAACTCAGAACGCCATTCGATCGAATCTAATGGCCCAAGGTGAAGAGTGTGCTGCTGGCAAAACCGCATGGTCCAAGAGCTATATTGAAAACGATCTTGGCAAACTCCGAAAACCCTTCGAGAAATGCACCGCATCGGAGTATTGGCGAGGTACTCTCGATGTGCAGCTGACGCATTTGGTAGCAACGCTGAAACTCATGCGGCGTATTGAGAAGCAATTGGCAATAATCTCCAAGCCCGATCCACGTATCGAGATTGTCCAATCGATACCAGGTGTTGGCGTTGTCGGTTCTCAAGTGATTGTTGCGCATATCGACGATGCTAAACGTTTTGAGAGTGCACGTAAAGTTAGCTCTTACGCTGGGCTGGCTCCCAAAAAATGGCAAAGCGGCAAGATGGATCGCCAGAATCGTATCAGTCGTCGCGGACCGCGATTGCTTCGTTCGGTACTCACCGAAGTTGCTTGGTGTGCTATCCGCTTCAACCCACACTTCAAAGCCTTGTATGACCGTGTACGAGGCGGTTCCAAATCGCGTAAGAAGCAAGCAATCATTGCTGTCGCGCGCAAGATATTGGTGACAGCCTGGGCCATGCTTCGCGATGGAGCGATCTGGTCACCACCGCAAACCAAGACAATGGGCCAAGCTGCCCCGCAGTCAACCGCAACCAACACCGCGTGA
- a CDS encoding DUF1573 domain-containing protein encodes MTKTHLILIAVSNLFVLLWQSYTYGQHCGRDAIYGALIDAGQPKQLDEIESVIGLSDSVSCKDVVEAIQAFGMQCSAYQLRVSDLPLFRRHMAIRSKVGVVLYVKNEDFPDGHFGSVMEITPDNTAKIRSPLKSNRFQTVPILDSENSILLLVGSEVSDTEVSQFETLLFWIGTPWPSIIAIAFLATVFRPTVSLPPIRLRQVFAGSLIFVLSIGLFWAIAGSSNSSVNSISVQNGDFDFGSAPLGHTVEQKIYLTNNTDAPITCHARASCSCIKVSAESLVLPPMQPVSVVISYDVMKIGHQEYDVSFLNGSEQIARTTLRGAGIYSPRIEPYFWYVGDVPMDRPWSKTIELNLEGVLKEYVPKEVTLNGALSAKLISKLVSDKENIKMLLTYNGNGQNAGFATSDVTITCSHDQESVRFICRLMINYKPSVEIVPTAVYMEPNKDKLVGDCTIISNFGDIQSITASAGSIDFTRTELSEREVHFILTSEDKKLDIPCVFRVEVDSREFSAECKLIGSRK; translated from the coding sequence GTGACGAAGACCCACTTAATTTTGATTGCTGTAAGCAACTTGTTTGTTTTGCTGTGGCAATCCTATACGTACGGTCAGCATTGCGGGAGAGACGCGATCTACGGCGCTTTAATCGATGCTGGACAGCCGAAGCAACTAGACGAGATTGAATCAGTCATTGGACTATCCGATTCGGTATCCTGCAAGGATGTTGTTGAGGCGATTCAAGCCTTCGGAATGCAATGCTCAGCTTACCAGCTTCGCGTTTCAGATCTTCCGCTGTTCCGTCGGCACATGGCAATTAGAAGTAAAGTCGGTGTCGTCCTCTATGTAAAAAACGAAGATTTCCCGGATGGTCACTTTGGATCAGTTATGGAGATTACTCCAGACAATACAGCCAAGATCCGCTCTCCGCTGAAATCAAATCGCTTCCAAACAGTACCAATTTTGGACTCTGAGAATTCCATTTTGCTTTTGGTCGGTAGTGAGGTCTCTGATACTGAAGTGTCGCAATTTGAAACGCTCCTTTTCTGGATAGGAACACCGTGGCCTAGCATAATCGCAATAGCATTTCTTGCGACAGTGTTCAGACCAACAGTCTCATTACCACCAATAAGGCTTCGTCAAGTATTCGCAGGTTCTTTAATATTTGTTCTTTCTATTGGTTTGTTTTGGGCGATTGCAGGCTCAAGTAATTCGAGTGTAAACTCGATATCAGTGCAAAACGGCGATTTTGATTTTGGGTCTGCCCCGCTCGGGCACACAGTCGAACAAAAGATCTATTTAACAAATAATACAGACGCCCCAATCACTTGCCATGCTAGGGCATCTTGTTCCTGCATAAAAGTTTCAGCGGAATCGCTTGTGTTACCTCCTATGCAGCCTGTCTCTGTAGTAATTAGCTATGATGTCATGAAGATAGGGCATCAGGAGTACGATGTTTCCTTTCTCAATGGTTCTGAGCAAATTGCTAGAACAACATTGCGAGGTGCTGGGATTTACTCTCCGAGGATAGAACCCTATTTTTGGTATGTCGGCGATGTGCCAATGGATCGACCGTGGAGCAAAACTATTGAACTGAATCTGGAAGGGGTTCTAAAAGAGTATGTTCCAAAAGAAGTTACTTTAAATGGTGCCTTGTCTGCAAAACTAATTAGCAAATTGGTTTCCGACAAGGAAAACATAAAGATGCTGCTCACATACAACGGAAATGGACAAAATGCGGGATTTGCAACCAGTGACGTCACGATTACTTGTAGCCACGACCAGGAAAGCGTTCGTTTTATTTGTAGACTAATGATTAACTACAAACCATCTGTGGAGATAGTTCCTACTGCTGTCTACATGGAACCAAACAAAGATAAACTTGTGGGAGATTGCACGATAATTTCTAACTTTGGGGACATCCAATCTATCACTGCTTCTGCTGGATCAATCGACTTTACCCGAACGGAGTTATCAGAGAGGGAAGTTCACTTTATTTTGACCAGCGAAGACAAAAAACTTGACATCCCGTGTGTTTTCAGAGTGGAGGTTGATAGCCGTGAGTTTTCTGCCGAATGCAAATTGATTGGAAGTCGTAAATAA
- a CDS encoding glycosyltransferase, with protein sequence MIGSSKAFWGAKWGYLIFLFNNAKKLDEMPKISIVMAVLNPQPRYLREALSSVLSQSMTDFEVIVVEDASYISGREVIRCFSDSRIRYFERPVRTTLVNQKNFGIEMSQGEYIAIFDGDDVMSADRLEKQTVVLDSNKEVDVLGSQVRVIDSDGIERGYRCFPRNHAEILKSMQLFVPFCHPSVTIRRDAINAVNGYRETGYPIEDYDLWSRLAFNGARFANCDEALINYRLHSGQIKARRTRKCLLGVLYVKRRYWLSRMDKRALFWFLLECFAVPMPQKLLYRLATKNLYSFGTRNSLLQEHRIGKSNNIT encoded by the coding sequence GTGATTGGTTCGAGTAAGGCTTTTTGGGGAGCAAAGTGGGGTTATTTGATATTTTTATTCAACAACGCAAAGAAACTAGATGAAATGCCCAAAATTTCAATCGTGATGGCGGTACTCAATCCACAACCTCGGTATTTACGCGAGGCATTGAGCAGTGTTTTATCCCAATCGATGACAGATTTTGAAGTAATTGTAGTGGAGGATGCTTCTTATATTTCCGGTCGAGAAGTTATTCGGTGCTTTTCCGATTCTAGAATTAGATACTTTGAACGCCCCGTGCGCACAACGCTGGTTAATCAAAAGAATTTTGGTATTGAAATGAGTCAAGGTGAGTATATTGCAATATTTGATGGGGATGACGTAATGTCTGCAGACAGACTTGAGAAACAGACTGTTGTACTCGACTCGAACAAAGAAGTCGACGTTCTCGGATCGCAGGTCAGGGTAATTGATAGCGATGGGATTGAGCGAGGATATCGTTGCTTCCCAAGAAACCATGCGGAAATCTTGAAGTCCATGCAGTTGTTCGTTCCATTCTGTCATCCGTCAGTAACAATTAGGCGAGATGCGATTAATGCTGTCAACGGATACCGGGAGACCGGTTATCCAATTGAGGATTATGATTTATGGAGCAGACTAGCCTTCAATGGCGCAAGGTTTGCAAATTGCGATGAAGCTTTGATAAACTATCGCCTGCATTCAGGTCAGATCAAAGCAAGGAGGACTCGCAAATGCTTACTTGGCGTGTTGTATGTCAAGAGACGATATTGGCTGAGTCGAATGGACAAAAGAGCCTTGTTTTGGTTTCTTCTAGAATGTTTTGCTGTCCCGATGCCGCAAAAGCTTCTCTATCGTTTGGCAACGAAGAACCTTTACAGTTTTGGAACTAGGAACTCCTTGTTGCAGGAGCATAGAATTGGAAAGTCGAATAACATTACGTAA